A single Pseudomonas sp. HN11 DNA region contains:
- a CDS encoding cell division protein ZapA, with product MSEGIKVVSILGEDYSIKAPAGEDKTLMHAVTMLKASLATTKKKYPTLIGDKLLVLAALNLCAEQIEMQQAHQQELDRYQEQVSATVDVIAKAIGTP from the coding sequence ATGAGTGAAGGGATAAAGGTCGTTTCGATTCTCGGAGAGGATTACTCGATCAAGGCCCCGGCCGGGGAAGATAAAACCCTGATGCACGCTGTGACCATGCTCAAGGCCTCACTGGCCACCACCAAGAAAAAGTACCCGACCCTGATTGGGGACAAGTTGCTGGTGCTGGCCGCGCTGAACCTGTGCGCCGAGCAGATCGAAATGCAGCAGGCGCACCAGCAGGAACTCGACCGTTACCAAGAGCAAGTCAGCGCCACGGTCGATGTGATTGCCAAGGCGATCGGAACGCCTTAG
- a CDS encoding acyl-CoA dehydrogenase — protein MSETLLSSRNLAFELYEVLDAEGLTQRERFAEHNRETFDAAISTARSIAEKYFAPHNRKNDENEPRYEDGKAILIPEVKPAVDAFLEAGFLNAARSFEAGGMQLPTLLSQACFAHFQSANAASTSYPFLTMGAANLIESFGSDDQKQRFLQPMIDGRFFGTMALTEPHAGSSLSDIRTRAEPAADGTYRLKGNKIFISGGDHPLSENIVHMVLAKLPDAPPGVKGISLFIVPKFLVNDDGSLGERNDVLLAGLFHKMGWRGTTSTALNFGDNGHCVGYLVGKPHQGLSCMFQMMNEARIGVGMGAVMLGYAGYLYSLEYARERPQGRLPDSKDPTTAPVSIIQHADIKRMLLTQKSYVEGAFDLGLYAARLFDDTTTLASETERKQAHELLDLLTPIVKSWPSEFCLKANELAIQILGGHGYTREYPVEQYYRDNRLNPIHEGTHGIQSLDLLGRKLAQNGGAGLKQLIRLIAETGARAQQYLSLTALREPLEQLVNRLQTVTIGLLTDLAHGKVNSSLANSALYLKVFGHTVIGWRWLEQAIRAEEGLAKGNTADVAFYKGKLQAARYFLTWEVPSCHHELAILEARDDTCLGMQDEWF, from the coding sequence ATGTCCGAGACGCTGCTCAGTTCCCGCAATCTGGCTTTCGAGCTGTACGAAGTCCTCGATGCCGAGGGCCTGACCCAGCGTGAGCGGTTTGCCGAGCACAATCGCGAAACCTTCGATGCGGCCATCAGTACCGCACGCAGTATTGCGGAAAAATACTTCGCGCCCCACAACCGCAAGAACGACGAGAACGAACCGCGTTACGAAGATGGCAAGGCGATACTGATTCCGGAGGTAAAACCGGCGGTGGACGCGTTTCTCGAAGCCGGCTTCCTCAACGCGGCGCGCAGTTTCGAAGCGGGAGGCATGCAGCTGCCGACCCTGCTGTCACAAGCCTGTTTCGCGCACTTCCAGTCGGCGAACGCCGCCTCTACCTCCTACCCGTTCCTGACCATGGGCGCCGCCAACCTGATCGAAAGCTTCGGCTCCGACGATCAGAAACAACGCTTCCTGCAGCCAATGATCGACGGTCGTTTCTTCGGCACCATGGCCCTCACCGAACCCCACGCCGGTTCGTCACTGTCGGATATTCGTACCCGCGCAGAGCCTGCCGCTGACGGCACCTATCGACTCAAGGGCAACAAGATCTTCATTTCCGGCGGCGATCACCCGCTGTCGGAAAACATCGTGCACATGGTGCTGGCCAAGCTGCCGGACGCGCCGCCTGGGGTGAAGGGCATTTCGCTGTTTATCGTGCCTAAGTTCCTGGTGAACGACGACGGCAGCCTGGGCGAGCGCAACGATGTGTTGCTGGCGGGACTGTTCCACAAGATGGGCTGGCGCGGCACCACGTCCACCGCGCTGAACTTTGGCGATAACGGGCATTGCGTCGGCTATCTGGTGGGCAAGCCGCACCAGGGTTTGAGCTGCATGTTCCAGATGATGAACGAGGCGCGTATTGGCGTTGGCATGGGTGCGGTAATGCTGGGTTACGCCGGCTACCTCTACTCCCTGGAGTACGCCCGCGAACGCCCGCAAGGTCGCCTGCCCGATAGTAAAGATCCCACTACCGCACCGGTCTCGATCATTCAGCACGCGGATATCAAGCGAATGCTGCTCACCCAAAAATCCTACGTGGAAGGCGCCTTCGACCTCGGCCTCTACGCCGCGCGCCTGTTCGACGACACCACCACCCTGGCCAGCGAAACCGAGCGCAAGCAAGCCCACGAACTGCTGGACCTGCTCACCCCCATCGTCAAATCCTGGCCGTCGGAGTTCTGCCTCAAGGCCAACGAACTGGCGATCCAGATCCTCGGCGGCCATGGCTACACCCGCGAATACCCGGTGGAGCAGTACTACCGTGACAACCGTCTGAACCCGATCCATGAAGGCACTCACGGCATTCAGTCCCTGGATCTGCTCGGGCGCAAGCTGGCACAGAACGGCGGCGCGGGCCTGAAGCAACTCATCAGGCTGATTGCTGAAACCGGCGCCCGTGCGCAGCAATACCTTAGCCTCACCGCGTTAAGGGAACCACTGGAACAGCTGGTCAACCGCCTGCAAACCGTTACCATCGGCCTGCTGACGGATCTCGCCCACGGCAAGGTCAACAGCAGCCTGGCGAACTCGGCGCTGTACCTGAAAGTGTTCGGGCATACGGTGATTGGCTGGCGCTGGCTGGAACAGGCGATTCGCGCCGAAGAAGGCTTGGCCAAGGGCAATACGGCGGACGTGGCCTTCTATAAAGGCAAGCTCCAGGCCGCCCGGTACTTCCTGACCTGGGAAGTACCGAGCTGCCATCATGAACTGGCAATCTTGGAGGCCCGCGATGACACGTGCCTCGGCATGCAAGATGAGTGGTTCTAA